The following coding sequences lie in one Rutidosis leptorrhynchoides isolate AG116_Rl617_1_P2 chromosome 4, CSIRO_AGI_Rlap_v1, whole genome shotgun sequence genomic window:
- the LOC139845350 gene encoding mavicyanin-like isoform X1: MIMEKKMVGALLLMTIVVCGSMVETAIGAVHRVGESAGWTTIGNVNYKQWAATKTFKLGDTIVFTYNKQFHNVMQVTHADYRSCNISAPIATYSTGNDSVIITTYGHHFYLCAVPGHCQAGQRVDINVQRLVSSTLAPTSSPPALASLPSPSVTPTSPTSSNPNSVAKVTSLWLTNFGLAVAFFVGNV; this comes from the exons ATGATTATGGAGAAGAAGATGGTGGGTGCACTATTGTTGATGACCATTGTGGTTTGTGGTTCAATGGTGGAGACAGCCATTGGAGCTGTGCATAGAGTTGGAGAATCAGCTGGATGGACTACAATTGGTAATGTTAATTACAAACAGTGGGCAgctactaaaaccttcaaacttggtGATACCATAg TTTTCACATACAACAAACAGTTTCACAATGTGATGCAAGTGACACATGCAGACTATAGATCATGCAATATCTCTGCCCCCATTGCCACTTATTCAACTGGCAATGATTCCGTTATAATCACGACGTACGGCCACCACTTTTACTTGTGTGCGGTCCCAGGCCATTGCCAAGCTGGTCAAAGGGTCGATATTAACGTTCAACGACTAGTTTCCTCTACATTGGCTCCGACTTCATCACCACCAGCGTTGGCTTCTTTACCATCCCCAAGTGTaactcctacaagtcccacatcaAGTAATCCTAATTCTGTAGCTAAAGTTACTTCGTTATGGCTTACTAATTTTGGGCTGGCTGTAGCTTTTTTCGTTGGCAATGTATAA
- the LOC139845350 gene encoding uclacyanin 1-like isoform X2 yields the protein MIMEKKMVGALLLMTIVVCGSMVETAIGAVHRVGESAGWTTIGNVNYKQWAATKTFKLGDTIDYRSCNISAPIATYSTGNDSVIITTYGHHFYLCAVPGHCQAGQRVDINVQRLVSSTLAPTSSPPALASLPSPSVTPTSPTSSNPNSVAKVTSLWLTNFGLAVAFFVGNV from the exons ATGATTATGGAGAAGAAGATGGTGGGTGCACTATTGTTGATGACCATTGTGGTTTGTGGTTCAATGGTGGAGACAGCCATTGGAGCTGTGCATAGAGTTGGAGAATCAGCTGGATGGACTACAATTGGTAATGTTAATTACAAACAGTGGGCAgctactaaaaccttcaaacttggtGATACCATAg ACTATAGATCATGCAATATCTCTGCCCCCATTGCCACTTATTCAACTGGCAATGATTCCGTTATAATCACGACGTACGGCCACCACTTTTACTTGTGTGCGGTCCCAGGCCATTGCCAAGCTGGTCAAAGGGTCGATATTAACGTTCAACGACTAGTTTCCTCTACATTGGCTCCGACTTCATCACCACCAGCGTTGGCTTCTTTACCATCCCCAAGTGTaactcctacaagtcccacatcaAGTAATCCTAATTCTGTAGCTAAAGTTACTTCGTTATGGCTTACTAATTTTGGGCTGGCTGTAGCTTTTTTCGTTGGCAATGTATAA